Proteins from a genomic interval of Streptomyces sp. NBC_00820:
- a CDS encoding DeoR/GlpR family DNA-binding transcription regulator, which translates to MYAPERQQEILRLARDAGRVDVLSLAETFQVTAETIRRDLKALDRAGLVRRVHGGAIPAGRLDFEPDLAERESTAADEKDRIAKAALAELPTEGTVILDAGTTVARVAAAIPLESSLTVVTHSLPIAARLADHPGIQLHLIGGRVRHRTRAAVDAWALRAYGEIRADVAFVAANGFSAGHGLTTPDLAEAAVKRAAVAAARRVVLLADSAKHGQEHFARFGTLGDVDLLITDSGLSPEDAADIERGGTEVVRA; encoded by the coding sequence ATGTACGCACCGGAGCGGCAGCAGGAGATCCTCCGGCTCGCCCGGGACGCCGGCCGGGTGGACGTCCTCTCGCTCGCCGAGACGTTCCAGGTGACGGCGGAGACGATCCGCCGCGACCTCAAGGCCCTCGACCGCGCCGGCCTCGTCCGCCGCGTGCACGGCGGTGCGATTCCGGCCGGCCGCCTCGACTTCGAGCCGGACCTCGCCGAACGCGAGTCCACCGCCGCGGACGAGAAGGACCGCATCGCCAAGGCCGCCCTCGCCGAACTGCCCACCGAGGGCACGGTGATCCTCGACGCCGGTACGACGGTGGCACGGGTCGCCGCCGCGATCCCGCTGGAGAGCTCGCTCACCGTCGTGACGCACAGCCTGCCCATCGCCGCCCGCCTCGCCGACCACCCGGGCATCCAGCTCCACCTGATCGGGGGGCGGGTACGGCACCGTACGCGCGCCGCCGTGGACGCCTGGGCGCTGCGCGCGTACGGCGAGATCCGCGCCGACGTCGCGTTCGTCGCCGCCAACGGCTTCTCCGCCGGGCACGGTCTGACCACGCCCGACCTCGCCGAGGCCGCGGTCAAGCGAGCGGCCGTCGCCGCCGCCCGCCGCGTGGTCCTCCTCGCCGACTCCGCCAAGCACGGCCAGGAGCACTTCGCCCGCTTCGGCACCCTCGGTGACGTGGACCTGCTGATCACCGACAGCGGGCTGAGCCCCGAGGACGCCGCCGACATCGAGCGCGGCGGCACGGAAGTGGTACGCGCGTGA
- a CDS encoding GNAT family N-acetyltransferase yields MSTGRTEVQVRPGVEADLDALTALYNHYVRETAITFDTAVFTPRERRPWLLSHPEDGPHRLMVATDTDSQEILGYATSSPYRPKPAYATSVETSVYVAPDSLRGGTAGRRGIGGLLYAALFKALAEEDVHRAYAGIAQPNEASERLHARFGFRHVGTYREVGRKFGHYWDVAWYEKDL; encoded by the coding sequence ATGTCGACCGGGCGTACAGAGGTGCAGGTCAGGCCGGGAGTCGAGGCGGATCTCGATGCCCTCACGGCCCTCTACAACCACTACGTACGTGAGACGGCCATCACGTTCGACACGGCGGTCTTCACTCCGCGGGAGCGCCGTCCCTGGCTGCTCTCCCACCCGGAAGACGGCCCGCACCGCCTGATGGTTGCCACGGACACGGACTCTCAGGAGATTCTGGGGTACGCCACATCCAGCCCCTACCGGCCGAAGCCCGCCTACGCCACCTCCGTGGAGACGTCGGTGTACGTCGCCCCGGACTCCCTCAGAGGGGGCACCGCCGGCCGGCGCGGCATCGGCGGCCTCCTCTACGCCGCCCTCTTCAAGGCCCTGGCCGAGGAGGACGTACACCGCGCCTACGCCGGGATCGCGCAGCCGAACGAGGCCTCCGAGCGGCTGCACGCCCGCTTCGGCTTCCGGCACGTCGGCACGTACCGCGAGGTGGGCCGCAAGTTCGGCCACTACTGGGACGTGGCCTGGTACGAGAAGGACCTGTAG
- a CDS encoding helix-turn-helix transcriptional regulator, with protein MTTDTPGRILQLLSLLQTPREWPGGELAERLGVSRRTVRRDVDRLRELGYPVQATKGSDGGYRLVAGKAMPPLVLDDEEAVAIAVGLRAGAGHAVAGVDEASVRALAKLEQVLPARLRHRVSTLQAATTPLAGGDGASIAPETLTVMASTVAGRERLRFAYRAKDGSESRRLTEPYRLVSTGRRWYLVAYDLDREDWRTFRVDRVSEPAATGARFTPRELPEGSAAEYLRRSIRGQQETYAFTVRFAAPPEAVASRIPGWVGTPEADGAGGCVLRGESGDPVEWLAVRLAMVGCEFAVLAPDELGACVRDLGARMSRAGAAGAEVAPPG; from the coding sequence ATGACGACGGACACCCCGGGTCGCATCCTCCAGCTCCTCTCCCTCCTGCAGACCCCGCGCGAATGGCCCGGCGGCGAGCTGGCCGAGCGGCTCGGGGTGTCCCGGCGCACGGTGCGGCGGGACGTCGACCGGCTGCGTGAGCTGGGCTATCCCGTGCAGGCCACGAAGGGCTCCGACGGCGGGTACCGGCTGGTCGCGGGCAAGGCGATGCCCCCGCTGGTGCTCGACGACGAGGAGGCCGTGGCGATCGCGGTCGGCCTGCGCGCCGGGGCCGGGCACGCGGTGGCGGGCGTCGACGAGGCGTCCGTACGGGCGCTGGCGAAGCTGGAACAGGTGCTGCCTGCGCGACTGCGGCACCGGGTGTCCACCCTCCAGGCCGCGACGACCCCGCTGGCCGGCGGGGACGGGGCGAGCATCGCGCCCGAGACCCTGACCGTCATGGCGTCGACGGTCGCGGGCCGGGAGCGGCTGCGGTTCGCCTACCGCGCCAAGGACGGCAGCGAGTCACGCCGGCTCACCGAGCCGTACCGGCTGGTGTCCACGGGGCGGCGCTGGTACCTCGTCGCGTACGACCTCGACCGCGAGGACTGGCGCACCTTCCGGGTGGACCGGGTGAGCGAACCCGCCGCCACCGGGGCGCGGTTCACTCCGCGGGAGTTGCCGGAGGGGAGCGCCGCGGAGTACCTGCGCCGCTCGATCCGGGGGCAGCAGGAGACGTACGCGTTCACCGTGCGCTTCGCCGCACCGCCGGAGGCCGTCGCCTCGCGGATTCCGGGGTGGGTCGGGACACCCGAGGCGGACGGGGCGGGCGGGTGCGTCCTGCGAGGGGAGAGCGGGGACCCGGTGGAGTGGCTGGCGGTGCGGCTGGCGATGGTGGGGTGCGAGTTCGCGGTCCTGGCACCGGATGAACTGGGCGCGTGCGTACGGGACTTGGGTGCGCGGATGAGCAGGGCCGGGGCGGCGGGGGCGGAGGTCGCGCCACCCGGGTAG
- the pfkB gene encoding 1-phosphofructokinase, with protein MILTVTPNPSLDRTYEVPALERGEVIRASGERMDPGGKGVNVSRAVAAAGRRTVAVLPLGGAPGALVADLLDAQGIEVAAVPVAGATRSNIALAEADGILTKINAPGPELSPAEQELLLDTVRERSRAADWIACCGSLPRGLAPSWYADVVRQAHAVGARIALDTSGRALLEALSARPDVVKPNAEELAEAVGRPLATVGDAVKAAEELRAMGARAVLASLGADGQLLVDDAGAWFGTARVDTVRSNVGAGDSSLAGFLVAGGGGPDALASAVAHGAAAVRLPGSVMPGPADLDPAAVTVTSDVPSTRALTEPVS; from the coding sequence GTGATCCTCACCGTCACCCCCAACCCGTCCCTCGACCGCACCTACGAGGTCCCCGCCCTGGAGCGGGGCGAGGTCATCCGTGCCTCCGGCGAGCGGATGGACCCCGGCGGCAAGGGCGTGAACGTCTCGCGCGCGGTCGCCGCCGCCGGACGCCGTACGGTCGCCGTGCTGCCCCTGGGCGGTGCGCCGGGAGCGCTCGTCGCCGATCTGCTCGACGCGCAGGGGATCGAGGTCGCAGCGGTCCCGGTCGCCGGAGCCACCCGCTCCAACATCGCCCTCGCGGAGGCCGACGGCATCCTGACGAAGATCAACGCGCCCGGCCCGGAGCTGTCACCGGCCGAGCAGGAACTCCTGCTGGACACCGTCCGCGAGCGGTCGCGCGCCGCCGACTGGATCGCGTGCTGCGGGAGCCTGCCGCGCGGACTCGCACCCTCCTGGTACGCCGACGTCGTCAGGCAGGCGCACGCCGTGGGCGCGCGTATCGCGCTGGACACCTCCGGGCGCGCGCTCCTGGAGGCGCTGAGCGCCCGGCCCGACGTGGTGAAGCCGAACGCCGAGGAACTGGCGGAGGCCGTGGGGCGCCCCCTGGCGACCGTGGGCGACGCGGTGAAGGCGGCCGAGGAACTGCGCGCGATGGGCGCGCGCGCCGTGCTCGCGAGCCTGGGCGCCGACGGGCAGTTGCTCGTGGACGACGCGGGGGCCTGGTTCGGTACCGCGCGCGTGGACACCGTCCGCAGCAACGTCGGCGCCGGCGACTCCTCCCTCGCCGGCTTCCTCGTCGCGGGCGGCGGCGGCCCCGACGCCCTCGCCTCCGCCGTGGCCCACGGCGCCGCCGCCGTCCGGCTGCCCGGCAGCGTGATGCCGGGCCCGGCCGACCTGGACCCGGCCGCGGTGACCGTCACGTCCGACGTGCCGTCCACCCGCGCCCTCACGGAGCCGGTGTCATGA
- a CDS encoding DUF6227 family protein, whose amino-acid sequence MSVPYETAAYESAESPESPEEHLARLLGRALNSFELPDEVIRRLDCALAHDSSLHSAHHSAGLHRETYRHTWLLADGDAVTLWELVHNTAPDGEAQHEVYTDEEELQASTARLALPADTPDFELPMLTHLSAIPEPRHVYAPDDSADHARRLLRRAENADRPDAETAALLATAAAHQITQAFGRPGRTGRAGLSFALYEHAFLLPDGREISLWEVEHTATPDGRHMCEVYPSEDRAREAMERRAARQS is encoded by the coding sequence TTGAGCGTTCCGTACGAGACGGCAGCGTACGAATCAGCCGAGTCGCCGGAGTCTCCGGAGGAGCACCTCGCGCGACTCCTCGGCCGTGCCCTGAACTCCTTCGAGCTGCCCGACGAGGTCATACGCAGACTCGACTGCGCGCTGGCGCACGACAGTTCGCTGCACTCCGCGCACCACAGCGCCGGGTTACACCGCGAGACGTACCGGCACACCTGGCTGCTCGCCGACGGCGACGCGGTGACCCTGTGGGAGCTGGTCCACAACACCGCGCCGGACGGTGAGGCCCAGCACGAGGTGTACACCGACGAGGAGGAGCTGCAGGCCTCCACGGCCCGGCTGGCACTGCCGGCGGACACACCCGACTTCGAACTGCCCATGCTGACGCACCTGTCGGCCATCCCCGAGCCCCGGCACGTGTACGCCCCCGACGACTCGGCGGACCACGCGCGCCGGCTGCTGCGCCGCGCGGAGAACGCGGACCGGCCGGACGCGGAGACTGCGGCCCTGCTCGCGACGGCGGCCGCGCACCAGATCACCCAGGCGTTCGGCCGCCCCGGCCGGACCGGCCGCGCGGGCCTGAGCTTCGCCCTGTACGAGCACGCGTTCCTGCTGCCGGACGGCCGGGAGATCTCCCTGTGGGAGGTCGAGCACACGGCGACGCCCGACGGACGGCACATGTGCGAGGTGTACCCGTCGGAGGACAGGGCCCGGGAGGCCATGGAGCGGCGGGCGGCGCGGCAGAGCTAG
- a CDS encoding TetR/AcrR family transcriptional regulator → MEIAQAAATLFVRHGLRNTRAEDIAQAAGIAPRTFYRYFASKEEAVAPLYAAGAQLWTAAVHHAPASLTIPEALRHAVDQTLAPGSGLSASSWEWARTLIHLADTSPALRKVWAEVCQAAEEELAPVLAVRLASARGASASAASVDNVAETGTADADAHALLPADATVTPHLRFAAAVACAAVRVAVEAWAATTSPHTGPGGPAALALRNLTALGDFGWGGSA, encoded by the coding sequence ATGGAGATCGCCCAGGCGGCGGCCACGCTCTTCGTGCGCCACGGACTGCGGAACACCCGGGCCGAGGACATCGCCCAGGCGGCGGGCATCGCCCCGCGCACGTTCTACCGGTACTTCGCCTCCAAGGAAGAGGCGGTGGCCCCCCTCTACGCGGCCGGCGCCCAGCTCTGGACGGCGGCGGTCCACCACGCCCCGGCCTCCCTGACCATCCCCGAGGCGCTCCGCCACGCGGTCGACCAGACCCTCGCCCCCGGCTCCGGCCTCTCCGCCTCGTCCTGGGAGTGGGCCCGCACCTTGATCCACCTCGCCGACACGAGCCCGGCGCTCCGCAAGGTGTGGGCCGAGGTGTGCCAGGCGGCGGAGGAGGAACTGGCCCCGGTTCTGGCCGTGCGCCTGGCTTCGGCGAGAGGGGCGTCGGCTTCGGCCGCCTCCGTGGACAACGTTGCCGAGACCGGCACGGCCGACGCCGATGCGCACGCCCTCCTCCCCGCCGACGCCACCGTCACCCCGCACCTCCGGTTCGCCGCGGCGGTCGCCTGCGCGGCCGTCCGCGTGGCGGTCGAGGCATGGGCCGCCACCACCTCCCCGCACACCGGCCCCGGCGGCCCGGCCGCCCTGGCACTGCGCAACCTCACGGCGCTGGGGGACTTCGGGTGGGGCGGATCGGCCTGA
- a CDS encoding MFS transporter, whose amino-acid sequence MTAAFMDLVDVTIVNIAIPSIEHDAGASFSQIQWITAGYALAFAAGLITGGRLGDIHGRKRLFLLGIAGFTVASALCGFAANPEMLVASRILQGAMAAMMVPQVLSIVHATFPAHERGKVFGLFGAIVGLGAVSGPLLGALLTEWNLFGLEWRPIFLINLPVGLVALFLGRRYITESRAPKALKLDLVGVALVTLGLLMLLYPLTRGRELGWPLWGYVSMAGAFVVFAVLVAYERRKADRDGSPLIELSLFRVKSFAAGIAVQTVFGVALGIFFLVWTLYMQIGLGWRPLRAGLTGVPFSLAVSTAAGLSVQKLVPRFGRKVLQAGALVMGAGVLIYIGEAHRYGLAIASWQMTLPLVVMGAGMGLIVAPLTDAVLSEVPREHAGSASGLINTVQQMGNALGLGLVSVVFFGVIDDRLARTQVGPAFAHAFQHALWWVAAVMGVIFLLMFALPKRPAQHVEGAEDAEGAADAEDAADEAAPATEGAGELVH is encoded by the coding sequence ATGACCGCGGCCTTCATGGACCTCGTCGACGTCACGATCGTCAACATCGCGATCCCCTCCATCGAGCACGACGCGGGCGCCTCCTTCAGCCAGATCCAGTGGATAACCGCCGGCTACGCCCTCGCCTTCGCCGCGGGCCTGATCACCGGCGGCCGGCTCGGCGACATCCACGGCCGCAAGCGTCTGTTCCTCCTGGGTATCGCCGGCTTCACCGTCGCCTCCGCCCTCTGCGGTTTCGCCGCGAACCCCGAGATGCTGGTCGCCTCCCGCATCCTGCAGGGCGCCATGGCGGCGATGATGGTCCCGCAGGTCCTGTCGATCGTGCACGCCACCTTCCCGGCCCATGAACGCGGCAAGGTGTTCGGCCTGTTCGGCGCGATCGTCGGCCTCGGCGCGGTCTCCGGACCGCTGCTCGGCGCGCTGCTGACGGAGTGGAACCTGTTCGGCCTGGAGTGGCGGCCGATCTTCCTGATCAACCTGCCCGTCGGCCTCGTCGCCCTCTTCCTCGGCCGCCGCTACATCACCGAGTCCCGCGCCCCGAAGGCGCTGAAGCTGGACCTCGTCGGCGTCGCCCTGGTCACGCTGGGCCTGCTCATGCTGCTGTACCCGCTCACCCGCGGCCGCGAGCTGGGCTGGCCGCTGTGGGGGTACGTCTCGATGGCGGGCGCGTTCGTCGTCTTCGCGGTGCTGGTGGCGTACGAGCGCCGCAAGGCGGACCGCGACGGCTCCCCGCTGATCGAGCTGTCCCTGTTCCGGGTGAAGAGCTTCGCCGCCGGCATCGCCGTACAGACCGTCTTCGGTGTCGCGCTCGGCATCTTCTTCCTGGTCTGGACGCTGTACATGCAGATCGGCCTCGGCTGGCGCCCGCTGCGGGCCGGACTGACCGGCGTGCCGTTCTCGCTCGCCGTGTCCACGGCCGCCGGCCTGTCCGTGCAGAAGCTGGTCCCGCGGTTCGGGCGCAAGGTCCTCCAGGCCGGCGCGCTGGTGATGGGGGCGGGCGTGCTGATCTACATCGGGGAGGCCCACCGTTACGGCCTCGCCATCGCCTCCTGGCAGATGACCCTGCCGCTGGTCGTGATGGGCGCCGGCATGGGCCTGATCGTCGCCCCGCTCACCGACGCGGTCCTCTCCGAAGTGCCGCGCGAGCACGCCGGATCCGCGTCCGGCCTGATCAACACCGTGCAGCAGATGGGCAACGCGCTCGGCCTCGGCCTGGTGTCGGTCGTCTTCTTCGGGGTGATCGACGACCGGCTGGCCCGGACGCAGGTCGGCCCGGCCTTCGCGCACGCCTTCCAGCACGCGCTGTGGTGGGTGGCCGCCGTCATGGGCGTGATCTTCCTGCTGATGTTCGCGCTGCCCAAGCGCCCGGCGCAGCACGTCGAGGGCGCGGAGGATGCGGAGGGCGCGGCGGATGCGGAGGACGCGGCGGACGAGGCGGCTCCGGCGACGGAGGGTGCGGGCGAACTCGTCCACTGA
- a CDS encoding PTS fructose transporter subunit IIABC, translating into MTDLITADLVDLDLSAGTKEAAARALAVRMAALGRVTDLEGFLADVAAREAQMPTGLDGGIGIPHCRSAHVTEPTLAFGRSAAGIDFGAPDGPADLIFLIAAPAGADDAHLTILSALARRLMNPEFTTALRSLADPETAAALIRGEEAPSAPEQPASAPEDTAATPAAASAGAAAGSTARVTAGPEGAAAGEARPFRIVAVTSCPTGIAHTYMAAESLQNAGREAGVEVVVETQGSAGFTRLAPAVIAAADGVIFAHDLPVRDKDRFAGKPTVDVGVKAGVNRPAELVAEVRQKAERGETSAPASVSASASASASASESGGTPVERAGDSTEGYGTKFRKWLMSGVSYMVPFVAAGGLLIALGFAISGYEVKAAPSVLQHFVWTQSDSWGALLFQIGGVAFGFLVPVLAGYIAYGMADRPGLVPGFVGGMIASTINAGFLGGLVAGLIAGAVVLSVQRVRIPGALRGIMPVVVIPLISSAIVGFLMFVVIGKPIASAQKAMTDWLGGLSGTNAVLLGALLGLMMCFDLGGPVNKVAYTFATAGIAVADPTGSAMKIMAAVMAAGMVPPLAMALATTVRGRLFTRTERENGKAAWVLGASFITEGAIPFAAADPLRVIPSSMVGGAVTGALSMSFGATLRAPHGGVFVVPLIGNPFLYLLAVLAGVCVTTALVVLLKGTRKQAPDAVDANRGASRTAAAHEPQQPVAA; encoded by the coding sequence ATGACCGACCTGATCACTGCGGACCTGGTCGACCTCGACCTGTCCGCCGGCACCAAGGAAGCAGCGGCGCGCGCGCTCGCCGTACGCATGGCGGCCCTCGGCCGGGTCACCGACCTGGAGGGCTTCCTCGCCGATGTCGCCGCCCGCGAGGCCCAGATGCCGACCGGCCTCGACGGAGGCATCGGCATCCCGCACTGCCGCAGCGCCCATGTCACCGAGCCGACCCTCGCCTTCGGCCGCAGCGCCGCCGGTATCGACTTCGGCGCGCCGGACGGTCCGGCCGACCTGATCTTCCTCATCGCCGCCCCGGCCGGCGCCGACGACGCCCACCTCACGATCCTCTCCGCCCTGGCCCGCCGACTGATGAACCCGGAGTTCACGACGGCACTGCGCTCCCTGGCCGACCCGGAGACGGCGGCGGCACTGATCCGGGGAGAGGAGGCGCCTTCGGCTCCCGAGCAGCCCGCGAGCGCCCCCGAAGACACCGCCGCGACGCCGGCGGCGGCCTCCGCCGGCGCCGCGGCGGGCAGTACGGCGCGGGTGACTGCGGGGCCCGAGGGCGCCGCGGCCGGGGAGGCGCGGCCTTTCCGGATCGTCGCCGTCACCTCCTGCCCGACCGGCATCGCGCACACGTACATGGCGGCCGAGTCCCTGCAGAACGCCGGCCGCGAGGCGGGTGTCGAGGTCGTCGTGGAGACACAGGGCTCGGCGGGCTTCACCCGGCTCGCCCCGGCGGTGATCGCGGCGGCGGACGGCGTGATCTTCGCGCACGACCTTCCCGTACGCGACAAGGACCGCTTCGCCGGCAAGCCGACCGTCGACGTCGGTGTGAAGGCGGGCGTCAACCGCCCCGCCGAACTGGTGGCGGAGGTCCGGCAGAAGGCAGAGCGCGGCGAGACGAGCGCACCCGCGTCCGTGTCCGCTTCTGCGTCCGCGTCCGCGTCCGCGTCCGAGTCCGGTGGCACGCCGGTCGAGCGCGCGGGGGACTCCACCGAGGGCTACGGCACCAAGTTCCGCAAATGGCTGATGTCGGGCGTGAGTTACATGGTCCCGTTCGTCGCCGCGGGCGGCCTGCTGATCGCCCTGGGCTTCGCGATCAGCGGATACGAGGTCAAGGCGGCGCCCTCGGTGCTCCAGCACTTCGTGTGGACCCAGAGCGACAGCTGGGGCGCCCTGCTGTTCCAGATCGGCGGCGTGGCCTTCGGCTTCCTCGTCCCCGTGCTGGCCGGCTACATCGCCTACGGCATGGCGGACCGGCCCGGCCTGGTCCCCGGTTTCGTGGGCGGCATGATCGCGTCCACGATCAACGCGGGCTTCCTCGGCGGCCTGGTGGCCGGTCTGATCGCCGGTGCCGTGGTGTTGTCGGTGCAGCGGGTGCGGATTCCCGGCGCCCTACGCGGCATCATGCCCGTGGTGGTGATCCCGCTGATCTCCTCCGCGATCGTCGGGTTCCTGATGTTCGTGGTGATCGGCAAGCCCATCGCCTCCGCGCAGAAGGCCATGACCGACTGGCTGGGCGGCCTCAGCGGCACCAACGCCGTCCTGCTGGGCGCCCTGCTCGGCCTGATGATGTGCTTCGACCTGGGCGGCCCGGTCAACAAGGTGGCCTACACCTTCGCCACGGCCGGTATCGCGGTCGCCGACCCGACCGGCTCCGCGATGAAGATCATGGCCGCGGTGATGGCGGCCGGTATGGTCCCGCCGCTGGCGATGGCCCTGGCCACCACAGTGCGCGGCCGGTTGTTCACCCGGACCGAGCGCGAGAACGGCAAGGCCGCCTGGGTGCTGGGCGCCTCCTTCATCACCGAGGGCGCGATCCCGTTCGCGGCGGCCGACCCGCTGCGGGTCATCCCCTCGTCCATGGTGGGCGGCGCCGTCACCGGCGCGCTGTCGATGTCCTTCGGCGCCACCCTGCGCGCCCCGCACGGCGGCGTCTTCGTGGTCCCGCTGATCGGCAACCCGTTCCTCTACCTGCTCGCCGTCCTGGCCGGCGTGTGCGTGACCACCGCGCTCGTGGTCCTGCTCAAGGGGACGCGCAAGCAGGCCCCGGACGCCGTGGACGCCAACCGCGGTGCGAGCCGGACCGCGGCCGCCCACGAGCCCCAGCAGCCGGTCGCCGCCTGA
- a CDS encoding sigma-70 family RNA polymerase sigma factor — MATRAVARRKSATGETADSASSVRAHGGEIADRDLVGMYLDEIARTPLLDAAKEVELSQIIEAGVFARQLLDGHEETRVGATRDELEALIVDAERAKDVFIRSNLRLVVAVARRYPRAGLPLLDLIQEGNAGLVRAVEKFDYRKGFKFSTYATWWIRQAITRSIADQSRTIRLPVHLVEELGRIRRVQREFNREHGREAEPAEIAAELGSTPERVTDVLDWSRDPVSLNMPVDDQGETQFGDLLEDTSAVSPEQSVLSLLRSEELDDLIGRLDERTASIIKMRYGIDDGRERTLTEVGKEHGLTRERIRQIEKHALLELKKLARDTGFDAAA; from the coding sequence ATGGCAACCCGTGCCGTCGCCCGTCGTAAGTCCGCCACTGGCGAGACGGCCGACTCGGCAAGCAGTGTTCGCGCACACGGCGGCGAGATCGCGGACCGTGATCTGGTCGGCATGTACCTCGACGAGATCGCGCGCACGCCGCTGCTCGACGCCGCCAAGGAGGTCGAGCTGTCCCAGATCATCGAAGCGGGTGTGTTCGCACGGCAGCTCCTCGACGGGCACGAGGAGACGAGGGTCGGGGCGACCCGTGACGAGCTGGAGGCGCTGATCGTCGACGCCGAGCGGGCCAAGGACGTCTTCATCCGTTCCAACCTCCGCCTGGTCGTGGCGGTCGCGCGGCGCTACCCGCGAGCGGGCCTGCCCCTCCTCGACCTGATCCAGGAGGGCAACGCCGGTCTGGTGCGCGCGGTCGAGAAGTTCGACTACCGCAAGGGCTTCAAGTTCTCGACGTACGCCACCTGGTGGATCCGCCAGGCCATCACCCGCTCCATCGCCGACCAGTCCCGCACCATCCGGCTCCCCGTCCACCTGGTGGAGGAGCTGGGCCGCATCCGCCGCGTGCAGCGCGAGTTCAACCGCGAGCACGGGCGCGAGGCGGAGCCCGCGGAGATCGCCGCCGAGCTGGGCTCGACGCCGGAGCGCGTGACCGACGTGCTCGACTGGTCCCGCGACCCGGTCTCGCTGAACATGCCGGTGGACGACCAGGGTGAGACGCAGTTCGGTGACCTGCTGGAGGACACCTCCGCGGTCTCTCCCGAGCAGTCCGTCCTCAGCCTGCTGCGCAGCGAGGAGCTGGACGACCTGATCGGCCGCCTGGACGAGCGCACGGCCTCCATCATCAAGATGCGGTACGGCATCGACGACGGCCGCGAGCGCACCCTCACGGAGGTGGGCAAGGAGCACGGTCTGACCCGTGAACGCATCCGGCAGATCGAGAAGCACGCGCTGCTCGAACTGAAGAAGCTGGCCCGCGACACCGGCTTCGACGCGGCGGCGTGA
- a CDS encoding dioxygenase family protein: MSDAAVDAVPQPSATGRERMPALYLSHGAPPLADDPVWPGQLAAWSAALPRPRAILVVSAHWEEAPLALGAVTTVPLVYDFWGFPEHYYQVRYDAPGAPELAESVRKLLRAPGTPVQDIPDRGLDHGAYVPLVEMFPDADISVLQISMPTLDPVRLMDIGRRLAPLRDEGVLIVGSGFFTHNLAALRHAGGVPSWSSEFDDWGRRALEARDWDALLDFLNKAPAGRYAHPRTEHFAPLFVTMGAAEAGGELDTQKSVIDGFWMGLAKRSAQFG, from the coding sequence ATGTCCGACGCAGCCGTCGACGCCGTACCGCAGCCGTCCGCCACCGGGCGTGAGCGCATGCCCGCCCTCTACCTCAGCCACGGCGCCCCGCCGCTCGCCGACGATCCCGTCTGGCCCGGCCAGCTCGCCGCCTGGTCCGCGGCCCTGCCCCGGCCCAGGGCGATCCTCGTCGTCTCCGCCCACTGGGAGGAGGCCCCGCTCGCCCTCGGCGCCGTCACCACCGTCCCACTGGTCTACGACTTCTGGGGCTTCCCCGAGCACTACTACCAGGTGCGATACGACGCCCCCGGCGCACCGGAGCTCGCCGAGTCCGTCCGCAAGCTGCTGCGCGCCCCCGGCACCCCCGTCCAGGACATCCCCGACCGCGGGCTCGACCACGGCGCGTACGTCCCCCTGGTCGAGATGTTCCCGGACGCCGACATCTCCGTCCTGCAGATCTCCATGCCCACCCTCGACCCGGTCCGCCTGATGGACATCGGCCGCAGGCTCGCTCCGCTGCGCGACGAGGGCGTACTGATCGTCGGCTCCGGATTCTTCACCCACAACCTGGCCGCCCTGCGCCACGCGGGCGGCGTGCCGAGCTGGTCCTCCGAGTTCGACGACTGGGGCAGGCGGGCCCTGGAGGCCCGGGACTGGGACGCCCTGCTGGACTTCCTGAACAAGGCCCCGGCCGGCCGCTACGCCCATCCGCGCACCGAGCACTTCGCACCGCTCTTCGTCACCATGGGCGCGGCGGAGGCGGGCGGCGAGCTCGACACGCAGAAGTCGGTGATCGACGGGTTCTGGATGGGGCTGGCGAAGAGGTCGGCGCAGTTCGGCTGA
- a CDS encoding MarR family winged helix-turn-helix transcriptional regulator, with amino-acid sequence MNSATDSAGRHRWLTDEEQRVWRAYLHATTLLEDHLDRQLQRDAGMPHIYYGLLVTLAEAPRRRLRMTELAMKAKITRSRLSHAIARLERNGWVRREDCPSDKRGQFAVLTEEGTEVLRETAPGHVTAVRQALFERLTPGQQKALGEIMEIVAEGLQPDEAGADLPWLR; translated from the coding sequence ATGAACTCGGCAACGGACTCCGCCGGCCGGCACCGCTGGCTCACCGACGAGGAACAGCGCGTCTGGCGCGCCTATCTGCACGCCACCACGCTGCTGGAGGACCACCTCGACCGCCAGCTCCAGCGCGACGCGGGGATGCCGCACATCTACTACGGCCTCCTCGTCACCCTCGCCGAGGCGCCCCGCCGCAGGCTGCGGATGACCGAGCTGGCGATGAAGGCGAAGATCACCCGCTCCCGGCTGTCGCACGCGATCGCGCGGCTGGAGCGCAACGGCTGGGTCCGCCGCGAGGACTGCCCCTCGGACAAGCGCGGCCAGTTCGCGGTGCTCACCGAGGAGGGGACCGAGGTGCTGCGCGAGACCGCCCCGGGCCATGTGACCGCCGTACGGCAGGCGCTGTTCGAGCGGCTGACCCCCGGACAGCAGAAGGCCCTCGGCGAGATCATGGAGATCGTCGCCGAGGGCCTTCAGCCCGACGAAGCGGGTGCGGACCTGCCCTGGCTCCGCTGA